In Clostridium swellfunianum, a genomic segment contains:
- a CDS encoding helix-turn-helix transcriptional regulator — protein sequence MGKSQYNPFIKHYDTIREILRDFYIYGCYTRDYFSSNKASGRKYDNERRRILSYINKMHIAEKNRGHQKYISLSYDMYSCTRNFLSDSFLSKSFSRNDIMLHFYLQQLLIENASPMSLDEVVAYLDALTKDLPYYNEGFDRNTVRRKLEKLVLEEILETEKHKTKKLYKMSEDFFEDFEPEELKDLLYAVEFFSNTASVALPGYYAVDTLKNYIKQERNLSSFTEDIFMYKHNHLQRIIDDEIVWDLFELIESSSLACFSYIKKHRNKKANTEEYNTKIVKPLKIIIDFQYGRQYLLCVEGSKSLLSFYRIDRIKNLKAYSDEKLQEKVEKVQVEHYDRCWCASFSSKAQEDITTKVEVEFLFDEESKGYILDRLKREGKWGELEKISQNKYLFTIEVTDPEEMLPWLRSFGEHIKVKASDKHKLNEKLVDNWKELLIKYGDV from the coding sequence ATGGGTAAAAGTCAGTACAATCCTTTTATAAAACATTATGATACTATAAGAGAAATCCTAAGAGACTTTTATATTTATGGCTGCTATACAAGGGATTACTTCTCTTCAAATAAAGCCAGCGGCAGAAAATATGATAATGAGCGCAGGCGTATTTTAAGCTACATAAATAAAATGCATATAGCTGAGAAAAACAGAGGTCACCAAAAATACATAAGCTTATCCTATGACATGTACAGCTGTACAAGAAATTTTCTGTCAGACTCTTTTCTATCAAAGAGCTTTAGCAGAAATGATATTATGCTGCACTTTTATCTTCAGCAGCTGCTTATAGAAAATGCTTCACCAATGTCTTTAGATGAGGTTGTTGCTTACCTGGATGCCTTAACTAAGGATTTGCCTTATTATAATGAAGGCTTCGATAGAAACACAGTTAGAAGAAAGCTTGAAAAGCTTGTTTTAGAGGAAATACTTGAGACAGAAAAGCACAAGACCAAAAAGCTTTATAAAATGTCAGAGGACTTTTTTGAAGACTTTGAGCCTGAGGAGCTTAAGGACCTTTTATATGCTGTAGAGTTTTTTTCAAATACAGCCTCCGTAGCCTTGCCGGGATATTATGCTGTGGATACCTTGAAAAATTATATTAAGCAGGAACGAAACCTTTCTTCCTTTACAGAGGATATTTTTATGTACAAGCATAATCATCTTCAAAGGATTATAGATGATGAGATAGTATGGGACCTTTTTGAGCTTATTGAAAGCTCAAGCCTAGCCTGCTTTAGCTATATTAAAAAGCACAGGAATAAAAAAGCTAATACTGAAGAATACAATACTAAAATAGTAAAACCCTTAAAAATTATTATAGATTTTCAGTATGGAAGACAATATCTTTTATGCGTTGAAGGCAGCAAGTCTTTATTGTCTTTTTACAGAATAGACCGCATAAAAAATTTAAAAGCCTATAGTGATGAAAAGCTTCAGGAGAAGGTTGAGAAAGTGCAAGTTGAGCACTATGACAGGTGCTGGTGCGCTTCCTTTAGCAGCAAGGCTCAGGAGGACATAACTACAAAGGTTGAAGTAGAATTTTTATTTGATGAAGAAAGCAAGGGCTATATTTTAGACAGGCTTAAAAGAGAAGGAAAATGGGGAGAGCTTGAAAAAATCTCTCAGAACAAATATTTATTTACTATAGAGGTTACTGATCCTGAAGAAATGCTGCCTTGGCTTCGTTCCTTTGGAGAACACATAAAGGTAAAAGCAAGTGACAAGCATAAGCTTAATGAAAAGCTCGTGGATAACTGGAAGGAGCTATTGATTAAATATGGAGATGTTTAA
- a CDS encoding ROK family protein — MVKYYIGIDLGGTNIKGCIFNKDLNVVYEQRLSTEADKGSEHVLNRIHKLVTIMLNNTGLTNTDIACMGIGVPGLLDINEGVSMFSPNFSDWENVPIVKWFEEKLHMPVFIDNDVRVNLYGEWYFGAGKGSKNVVLLTLGTGLGSGIVMDGHVLYGATGSAGEIGHMNMYREGRPCKCGSSGCLGRYVSALGMLRTLKEKIEGGHYSIICEWVHNNLSEITAKMVSEAYDLGDTVAIETLHETGEILGFGLVNVINLYNPEIIIIGGGMAAAGERILQKTRETINSRALKIPNEKCTLTTALLGDSAGMVGAAIYAKQKLENNM; from the coding sequence ATGGTTAAGTATTACATTGGAATAGATTTAGGTGGAACCAATATTAAAGGTTGTATATTTAATAAGGACCTGAACGTAGTGTATGAGCAAAGGCTTTCAACAGAAGCCGATAAAGGGTCTGAACATGTACTTAATAGAATTCATAAATTAGTTACTATAATGTTAAATAATACAGGATTAACAAATACAGATATTGCATGTATGGGCATAGGTGTGCCAGGATTATTGGATATTAATGAAGGTGTGTCAATGTTTTCACCAAATTTTTCGGACTGGGAAAATGTGCCTATAGTAAAATGGTTTGAGGAAAAATTACATATGCCAGTATTTATAGATAATGATGTTCGTGTTAATTTGTATGGCGAGTGGTATTTTGGGGCTGGGAAAGGAAGTAAAAATGTTGTTTTACTGACATTAGGAACTGGCCTTGGTTCTGGGATTGTTATGGATGGACATGTTTTATATGGAGCAACAGGGAGTGCAGGAGAAATCGGGCATATGAACATGTACCGTGAAGGGCGTCCTTGTAAATGTGGAAGTTCAGGTTGTTTAGGTCGTTATGTTTCAGCCTTAGGGATGTTACGTACACTAAAAGAAAAAATAGAAGGTGGGCATTACAGTATTATTTGTGAATGGGTTCATAATAATTTATCAGAGATCACTGCAAAAATGGTCTCCGAAGCATATGACTTAGGTGATACAGTTGCAATTGAAACCTTACATGAAACAGGAGAAATACTCGGATTTGGGCTCGTTAATGTCATTAATTTATATAATCCTGAAATAATAATTATTGGGGGCGGTATGGCAGCTGCTGGCGAAAGGATTTTACAAAAGACCAGAGAAACTATAAATAGTCGTGCTCTTAAAATTCCCAATGAAAAGTGTACCTTAACAACGGCACTTTTAGGAGATTCTGCTGGAATGGTTGGCGCTGCGATTTATGCTAAACAGAAATTAGAGAATAATATGTAA
- a CDS encoding MerR family transcriptional regulator — MDKIYKTAEVAKKVGLHSNTVRLYEKLKLIPEASRLPNGYRVFIDYHIEQLKLARTAFKVEVLQNGLRKKIINVVKLSARGQLSEAINCTNDYINQIKQERKNAEEAIELSKKLLLGIDAKDNCIFFTRKQTADYLQVTMDTLRNWEMNGLLTVKRKKNGYRVYTEGDINRLKIIRTLRCANYSLSAILRMMNAISECKEIDIRQVINRPKEDEEIVTACDRLLTSLSDAEKNAQIMLKQLEVMKTKFNTNSTF, encoded by the coding sequence ATGGATAAGATATATAAAACAGCAGAAGTAGCTAAAAAAGTTGGATTGCATTCCAACACTGTACGTTTGTACGAAAAACTTAAATTAATACCAGAGGCAAGTAGATTACCAAACGGATATAGAGTATTTATTGACTATCATATAGAACAGCTTAAACTTGCGAGAACTGCTTTTAAAGTAGAGGTTCTGCAAAACGGGCTTAGAAAGAAGATAATCAATGTTGTTAAGTTATCTGCCAGGGGACAACTTTCGGAAGCAATCAACTGTACTAATGATTATATAAATCAGATAAAACAAGAGCGAAAAAATGCAGAAGAAGCCATAGAACTTTCAAAGAAGCTTTTATTAGGAATAGATGCTAAAGATAACTGTATATTTTTCACAAGAAAACAAACTGCAGATTACCTGCAAGTCACAATGGACACATTAAGAAATTGGGAAATGAATGGTTTACTTACTGTTAAGAGGAAGAAGAATGGATATCGGGTTTATACTGAAGGTGATATTAATAGATTAAAGATAATACGTACTTTGCGTTGTGCTAATTATTCTCTTTCAGCAATTTTAAGAATGATGAATGCCATATCAGAATGTAAGGAAATTGATATTAGACAGGTAATTAATAGACCGAAAGAGGATGAGGAGATTGTTACAGCATGTGATAGGCTTCTTACTTCCTTGAGTGATGCAGAAAAAAATGCGCAGATTATGCTTAAGCAATTAGAAGTTATGAAAACCAAATTTAATACAAACTCTACATTTTAA
- a CDS encoding helix-turn-helix domain-containing protein: MSLGDKLLDLRKKAGLSQEEVADKLDVSRQTVSKWETDQTVPELIKVKLLSKLYNVSYDYLISGSNLSGDITSIEMIVDEIDWTSAWSKKYPILATYEGTQGIESYVERISKLYDDCKKEFDFNDQDTVLVLKDILYKKFKAEKNK, translated from the coding sequence ATGTCATTAGGTGATAAATTACTAGATTTGCGTAAAAAAGCAGGGTTATCTCAGGAAGAGGTTGCGGACAAATTAGATGTATCCAGACAAACAGTGAGCAAGTGGGAAACTGACCAAACAGTTCCCGAATTAATTAAAGTGAAATTACTAAGTAAGCTTTATAATGTAAGTTATGACTATCTTATAAGCGGAAGTAATCTTAGCGGGGATATTACAAGCATCGAAATGATAGTTGATGAAATTGATTGGACTAGTGCATGGAGTAAAAAGTATCCAATTTTAGCCACTTATGAAGGTACACAAGGAATAGAAAGTTATGTTGAAAGGATATCTAAGCTCTATGATGACTGCAAAAAGGAGTTTGATTTTAATGACCAGGACACTGTTTTGGTTTTAAAAGATATTCTTTATAAAAAGTTTAAAGCGGAAAAAAATAAGTAA
- a CDS encoding GyrI-like domain-containing protein, protein MKHEYRKHEKELYCPKTKAELVKVPKQKFFCIKGKGNPNDKDFSERIGVLYSLAYAVRMMPKNGFIPDGYFEYTVYPLEGLWDLTEEGRKSEVLNKDELLYTIMIRQPDFVNDEIVEKAFEIANRKKPNPLLKEVYFDEIEDGLAVQIMHIGSYDNEPESFNKMKEFIENNGLKIKTLVHREIYLSDSRKVEKDKLKTILRYSVLK, encoded by the coding sequence ATGAAGCATGAATATAGAAAACATGAAAAAGAACTCTATTGTCCTAAGACTAAAGCAGAGCTTGTAAAAGTTCCTAAACAAAAATTCTTTTGTATAAAGGGTAAAGGTAATCCTAATGATAAGGATTTTTCTGAAAGGATAGGCGTTTTATATTCTCTTGCTTATGCAGTTAGAATGATGCCTAAAAACGGATTCATACCAGATGGCTATTTTGAATATACTGTTTACCCCTTGGAGGGATTGTGGGATCTAACAGAAGAAGGCAGGAAAAGTGAAGTCTTGAATAAAGATGAATTATTATATACTATAATGATTAGGCAGCCTGATTTTGTTAATGACGAGATTGTGGAAAAAGCCTTTGAAATTGCCAACAGGAAAAAGCCAAATCCCTTACTTAAAGAAGTATATTTTGATGAAATAGAGGATGGTTTGGCTGTTCAAATAATGCACATAGGCTCTTATGACAATGAGCCAGAGTCATTTAATAAAATGAAAGAATTTATAGAAAACAATGGATTAAAGATTAAAACCTTAGTTCATAGAGAAATATATTTATCTGATTCAAGAAAAGTAGAAAAAGATAAATTGAAAACTATATTAAGATATAGTGTACTAAAATAA
- a CDS encoding alpha/beta hydrolase has translation MKELDLEYKIIGKGKTVLVIETGIGSSFYDWYSIVQQLKEDFTIVLYHRCGYGNSQVPKTSRTTKNIAEELNCLLDKIEIKNKFILIGHSFGGLCVQHYAKMYPHRLKGIMLIDSTSFNFKKLYMLDTPVMNSLIAIDSMIESNINSSKKSKEELKHQNRNIISSYENRLSDADMKSVEEFFTNSTLHKTIAEEFQSWDIDSNQIKSITEFPNIPLIVISRDSKIARRGWVKYGIPEKEAILYEDEWCKLQSELSKLSDEGRLIIAENSDHEIYLDRPDIVIHYLKTLL, from the coding sequence ATGAAGGAATTAGATTTGGAATATAAGATTATTGGTAAAGGTAAAACTGTACTTGTAATAGAAACAGGAATAGGCAGCTCATTCTATGATTGGTATTCTATTGTACAACAGCTAAAAGAAGACTTTACTATTGTTTTATATCATAGATGTGGCTATGGGAATAGCCAAGTTCCCAAGACCTCACGAACTACAAAGAATATTGCTGAAGAGCTAAATTGTCTTTTAGATAAGATAGAGATAAAAAACAAATTTATATTAATTGGGCATTCTTTTGGAGGATTATGTGTACAACATTATGCAAAAATGTATCCTCATAGGTTAAAAGGTATAATGTTAATTGACTCTACTTCCTTCAATTTCAAAAAACTGTACATGCTTGATACACCTGTGATGAACTCTCTAATTGCAATAGATAGTATGATAGAGAGTAATATTAATTCTTCAAAGAAATCAAAAGAAGAATTAAAGCATCAGAATAGAAATATAATTTCGTCTTATGAAAATCGTTTAAGTGATGCAGACATGAAATCTGTAGAAGAATTTTTCACGAACTCCACGCTTCATAAAACTATTGCAGAAGAATTTCAAAGTTGGGATATAGATAGTAATCAAATTAAGAGTATTACTGAGTTCCCTAATATTCCACTTATAGTAATATCAAGGGATAGTAAGATAGCTAGAAGAGGATGGGTGAAATATGGTATTCCAGAGAAGGAAGCCATTTTATACGAAGATGAGTGGTGTAAACTACAAAGTGAGTTATCAAAACTTTCAGACGAAGGAAGATTAATAATTGCTGAAAATAGTGACCATGAGATTTACTTAGATAGACCTGATATAGTAATCCATTATTTAAAGACATTACTATAA
- a CDS encoding metalloregulator ArsR/SmtB family transcription factor — protein MEKDSIKLFKCLSDKSRLLIINNLKESPMYVELLSERLKLSPSTISFHLKKLEEVNLVYSSKEQYYVVYHLNEDILSLSLNDLISVAKSEKDVQTEREDKYKQNVLDAFFEYGKLKSIPVQQKKRKIVLEKIAESFEGGRSYAEREVNILIADFHDDFCTIRREMIGFNILERQNGIYKLMDKKQ, from the coding sequence ATGGAGAAGGATAGCATTAAATTATTTAAATGTTTGTCAGATAAATCAAGATTATTAATAATAAATAACCTAAAAGAAAGTCCTATGTATGTAGAACTATTATCAGAAAGGTTAAAACTTTCCCCATCAACAATATCCTTTCACTTAAAGAAGCTGGAAGAAGTTAACCTAGTGTACTCTTCTAAAGAGCAATATTATGTAGTTTATCATTTAAATGAAGATATATTATCTCTTAGTTTGAATGATCTAATCAGTGTTGCAAAATCAGAAAAGGATGTACAAACCGAAAGAGAAGATAAGTACAAACAAAATGTGTTAGATGCCTTTTTCGAATATGGAAAGCTAAAGTCTATTCCAGTTCAGCAAAAGAAAAGAAAAATTGTATTGGAGAAGATTGCTGAGAGCTTTGAAGGCGGCAGGTCATATGCTGAAAGAGAAGTTAATATACTCATTGCGGATTTTCATGATGATTTTTGCACTATTAGAAGAGAAATGATTGGGTTTAATATATTGGAAAGACAAAATGGTATTTATAAGCTGATGGATAAGAAGCAGTGA
- a CDS encoding GNAT family N-acetyltransferase yields the protein MFQFLELNDLKDDEIKLVLKSQDLPDYEKGILPRYGFSIIHINNNEDIGVIYFVVDNTRRQYLRGHLSYGISPYYFGHNYAMKACKLIKQVALAHGFKRLFIGSGHDNTASRKTIEKLGATLITINDVPDDEIIQNLHAEKIDMYVWDIIA from the coding sequence ATGTTTCAGTTTTTAGAACTTAATGACTTAAAAGATGATGAAATTAAATTAGTTTTGAAAAGTCAGGACTTGCCTGATTATGAAAAGGGAATTTTACCAAGATACGGGTTTTCAATAATACATATCAACAATAATGAAGATATTGGCGTAATTTATTTCGTAGTAGACAATACACGGAGACAATATTTAAGAGGTCATCTTAGTTATGGTATTTCCCCTTATTATTTTGGGCATAATTACGCCATGAAAGCATGTAAACTTATTAAGCAAGTTGCATTGGCTCATGGATTTAAGCGTTTGTTTATAGGGTCTGGGCATGATAATACTGCATCAAGAAAAACAATAGAAAAATTAGGGGCCACGCTTATTACTATAAATGATGTTCCTGACGATGAAATTATACAAAACTTGCATGCAGAGAAAATAGATATGTATGTTTGGGATATTATAGCATAA
- a CDS encoding DUF6323 family protein: MDKNMAVVFQDMQKKQAAIQLKACNEITIKYGLALSDEDVSELVENRFKALKDTGRIEFCEGILKKIVEAFCDSPYIMQQNYKDTLMELQECFYFFKNEAMDQISDDELIEFMKRHFDGKCQGSLEYLSGTTLEDLCRNTRYGYQVNDTDIYGHEF; the protein is encoded by the coding sequence GTGGATAAAAATATGGCTGTAGTATTTCAAGATATGCAAAAAAAACAAGCTGCAATTCAATTAAAAGCTTGCAATGAAATAACAATTAAGTATGGATTAGCTTTATCGGATGAAGATGTTAGTGAATTGGTTGAAAACCGTTTTAAGGCGTTAAAAGACACAGGAAGAATTGAGTTTTGTGAAGGAATTTTGAAAAAGATAGTGGAAGCCTTCTGTGATTCACCTTATATAATGCAGCAGAATTATAAAGATACATTAATGGAGCTTCAGGAATGCTTTTATTTTTTTAAAAATGAAGCGATGGATCAGATTTCTGACGATGAACTTATAGAGTTTATGAAAAGGCACTTTGATGGAAAATGTCAAGGATCCTTGGAGTATTTAAGTGGAACTACTTTAGAGGATCTTTGCAGAAATACAAGATATGGATATCAGGTTAATGATACAGATATATATGGACATGAATTTTAG
- a CDS encoding ABC transporter ATP-binding protein yields the protein MSILKTDSLIKIYGQEPNIVKALDKVSIAINEGEFVAIVGSSGSGKSTLLNMLGGLDKPTDGEVTISNKSISTMKDEELTIFRRRNIGFIFQNYNLVSILNAYENIVLPIELDGVKIDKEYVNSIVDALGLKEKLTNMPGNLSGGQQQRVAIARALATKPAIVLADEPTGNLDSKTSMDVIGLLKMTSKRFNQTMVMITHNEEIAQLADRIIRLEDGKVVVRGDE from the coding sequence ATGAGTATTTTAAAAACTGACAGCTTGATAAAGATATATGGACAAGAACCTAATATAGTAAAAGCATTAGATAAGGTTAGTATAGCAATTAATGAAGGAGAATTTGTTGCAATAGTAGGAAGCTCTGGCAGCGGGAAATCAACACTGTTAAATATGCTGGGAGGACTAGACAAACCAACCGATGGAGAAGTAACTATATCTAATAAAAGTATCAGCACTATGAAGGATGAAGAATTAACGATTTTTAGAAGAAGAAATATAGGCTTTATATTTCAAAACTATAATTTAGTTTCTATATTAAACGCTTATGAAAATATAGTTTTGCCAATAGAATTAGATGGGGTAAAAATAGATAAAGAATATGTAAATTCTATTGTTGATGCATTAGGGCTGAAGGAAAAACTAACAAATATGCCAGGTAATCTTTCAGGAGGACAGCAGCAAAGGGTTGCAATAGCAAGGGCATTGGCTACAAAGCCAGCTATAGTATTAGCTGACGAGCCTACAGGAAATTTAGACAGTAAAACAAGCATGGATGTAATAGGTTTATTGAAGATGACAAGTAAAAGATTTAATCAGACCATGGTTATGATTACCCATAATGAAGAAATTGCTCAGCTTGCAGATAGAATTATAAGGCTTGAGGACGGTAAGGTTGTAGTTAGAGGTGATGAGTAA
- a CDS encoding WYL domain-containing protein — MEMFNETKNRYFYVVQNIINRANTEALTEKNINEILQEQSFNEPDFEFEASFLNKSRDEADNLFLIKKEGNVYKPHINSKVPIRPSALEKKWLKAMTEEDALELFLKESTIEKLKLKLQNTESPLKKDFVEYRNIDSPDFIKEEAQALYKQYFKRVYKALKEHRFISYTYVSNSGRLYEKLKGYPFRIEYSTKNHKFRLSLLPFDRSRPIKMNIDGLKAVEILETADSKYREAAMEKILKKKVENPITLEIENKHNAIERCFSLFSYYDKEAYYDSQKGKHYIKIFYYEFDERELVRDILSLGSSALVISPDNIRTEIINRVREALEKNC, encoded by the coding sequence ATGGAGATGTTTAATGAAACTAAAAACCGGTATTTTTACGTTGTACAAAATATAATAAACCGCGCTAATACAGAAGCTCTTACAGAAAAGAATATTAATGAAATTTTACAGGAGCAAAGCTTTAACGAACCTGATTTTGAGTTTGAGGCTTCTTTTTTAAATAAATCAAGAGATGAAGCAGACAACCTCTTTTTAATAAAAAAAGAAGGAAATGTTTATAAGCCTCATATTAATAGTAAAGTTCCAATCAGGCCTTCAGCTTTGGAAAAAAAGTGGCTTAAAGCTATGACTGAAGAAGATGCACTTGAACTTTTTCTAAAGGAGTCCACTATAGAAAAGCTTAAGCTGAAGCTTCAAAACACTGAAAGCCCCTTGAAAAAAGACTTTGTTGAATATAGAAATATAGATAGTCCGGATTTTATAAAAGAGGAAGCCCAGGCTCTTTACAAACAGTACTTTAAAAGAGTATATAAAGCCTTAAAAGAGCATAGGTTTATAAGCTATACCTATGTTTCAAACAGCGGAAGGCTTTATGAAAAGTTGAAGGGCTACCCTTTTAGAATTGAATATTCCACGAAAAATCATAAGTTTAGATTGTCCCTTTTGCCTTTTGATAGGAGCAGGCCAATAAAAATGAATATAGATGGCTTAAAGGCTGTAGAAATTCTTGAAACAGCAGATTCTAAGTACAGAGAAGCTGCCATGGAAAAAATTCTAAAGAAAAAGGTTGAAAATCCTATTACTTTGGAAATAGAGAACAAACACAATGCCATAGAAAGATGTTTTTCCTTATTCTCCTACTATGATAAAGAAGCTTATTATGACAGCCAAAAGGGTAAGCACTATATAAAGATATTTTATTATGAATTTGATGAAAGAGAGCTAGTTAGAGATATTTTATCGCTGGGCAGCTCTGCATTAGTAATTTCTCCAGATAATATTAGGACTGAAATAATAAACAGAGTGAGAGAGGCGTTAGAGAAAAATTGTTAA
- a CDS encoding DUF6179 domain-containing protein, protein MQENNKSLLTFSDNIKIDKNINEEERMLIEVKIWSFLGKHIERYTMGDSTSVPIETAEELLNSICFSLELELKGLVNVSKVLIEEDISELLKASWIKIASLMEEGKKLLEAVRKSSPKVENISYMDTLNEIGEFFNKYDYRFFAHSISCSIDYQLSNPIAEKLQGIEYIREYLKALLIENEFCICFDKDNMRGILNSYCTDYKGLLINIFEPMLTNAVGLEILGEDIFTLAISPLQRETLLRVFRNLSKTEIMAKLRSSAKRVCETLGIAANENIEYIQMTVVNIYPRIEVGLSTGNIDNVFLSFKYEEDSKESEFIDNAAMDNERLRTLINEINDCRFISDKIAMVKEEIHSLSDLVEVLSVCFWEEEALDLFKTLSEEELCVLKQFLDSKGEAYSSDSQWEIKFREYTKMLDKQ, encoded by the coding sequence ATGCAAGAAAACAACAAGAGTTTATTGACTTTTTCAGATAATATTAAAATAGATAAAAATATAAATGAAGAAGAAAGAATGCTTATTGAGGTAAAAATATGGAGCTTCCTTGGCAAGCACATTGAAAGATATACCATGGGGGATAGCACATCAGTTCCAATAGAAACAGCTGAAGAGTTGCTTAACTCAATTTGTTTTTCATTGGAGTTAGAATTAAAAGGGTTAGTGAATGTAAGCAAAGTATTGATAGAAGAAGATATTAGCGAGTTATTAAAAGCCTCTTGGATAAAAATTGCTTCTTTGATGGAGGAAGGAAAGAAACTATTAGAAGCAGTTAGAAAAAGCTCGCCTAAAGTAGAAAACATATCCTATATGGATACACTAAATGAAATAGGTGAATTCTTTAATAAATATGATTATAGATTTTTCGCTCATAGCATAAGCTGCAGCATAGATTATCAGCTTTCTAACCCTATAGCAGAAAAACTACAGGGAATCGAATATATAAGGGAATACTTGAAAGCTCTGCTTATTGAAAATGAATTTTGCATTTGTTTTGATAAGGATAATATGAGAGGTATTTTAAATAGCTATTGCACTGACTATAAGGGATTACTCATTAATATTTTTGAACCGATGCTGACAAATGCTGTAGGACTAGAGATTTTAGGGGAGGATATATTTACATTAGCAATCTCCCCCCTGCAAAGAGAAACCTTATTAAGGGTTTTTAGAAACTTGTCTAAAACTGAAATTATGGCAAAATTAAGGAGCTCAGCAAAGAGAGTATGTGAGACTTTAGGAATAGCAGCTAATGAGAATATAGAATATATTCAAATGACAGTTGTAAACATCTATCCTAGAATTGAAGTAGGATTATCCACAGGAAATATTGATAATGTATTTCTATCCTTTAAATATGAAGAGGACTCAAAAGAAAGTGAATTTATAGATAACGCTGCTATGGATAATGAAAGGCTGCGTACTTTAATCAATGAAATAAATGATTGTAGATTTATTTCTGACAAGATAGCAATGGTAAAAGAAGAGATTCATAGCTTGAGTGATTTGGTGGAAGTGTTGAGCGTGTGTTTTTGGGAAGAGGAAGCATTAGATTTGTTTAAAACACTTTCAGAAGAGGAACTTTGTGTTCTTAAACAATTTTTAGATAGTAAAGGCGAAGCATATAGTTCAGATTCGCAATGGGAAATTAAATTTAGGGAGTATACAAAAATGCTGGATAAACAATAG
- a CDS encoding ABC transporter permease, whose amino-acid sequence MKVFRTMLITELKLSLRGMDMFIFAICMPVVVTIILGVIYGNNPAFPGAAFTFLEQSFAAISTIAICAGGVMGLPLVLSEYRHRKILKRFKITPVSPSMILAVEGVIYALYAIASLILVYLTAKVFFNFQFRGSWINFLGAYALVMISMFSIGFMVGGIAKNTKTAGVIAGILYFPMLIFSGATLPYEVMPAALQKMADIFPLTQGIKFLKSASLNLSIDNAVIPIYIIGVLPLVCSGIAIKFFKWE is encoded by the coding sequence ATGAAAGTCTTTAGAACAATGTTAATAACTGAGTTAAAGTTATCCCTAAGAGGCATGGATATGTTCATCTTTGCAATTTGTATGCCTGTAGTAGTAACTATTATTTTAGGTGTTATTTATGGTAATAACCCAGCTTTTCCTGGAGCAGCTTTCACCTTTCTGGAGCAATCCTTTGCTGCAATATCAACCATTGCCATTTGTGCAGGTGGGGTTATGGGCTTGCCGTTAGTATTATCTGAGTATCGTCACAGAAAAATATTAAAAAGATTTAAGATAACACCTGTAAGTCCATCTATGATTTTAGCTGTTGAAGGAGTAATCTATGCTCTATATGCCATTGCTTCATTAATACTTGTTTATTTAACAGCTAAGGTGTTTTTTAATTTTCAATTTAGAGGTTCCTGGATTAATTTTTTAGGAGCATATGCATTAGTAATGATATCAATGTTTAGCATTGGATTTATGGTAGGTGGAATAGCAAAAAATACTAAAACAGCAGGTGTAATTGCAGGTATTTTATATTTTCCTATGCTTATCTTCTCGGGAGCAACATTACCATATGAGGTTATGCCAGCAGCGCTTCAAAAGATGGCAGATATTTTTCCTTTAACCCAGGGGATAAAGTTTTTAAAAAGTGCATCACTTAACCTAAGCATAGATAATGCAGTAATACCAATTTATATTATTGGTGTTCTTCCGTTGGTTTGCAGCGGAATAGCTATTAAATTTTTTAAGTGGGAGTAA